A window of bacterium contains these coding sequences:
- a CDS encoding DUF2971 domain-containing protein has translation IIRADRTIPKHVIDYTRYVIEHVLRVACFTTLPVNYSMWANYAKYIDPSHGPIDHGGICIEYTCDESWRSVNLHPVVYSDVVPEINVVARDEAQLARAIYAKASEWRCENEWRIMSIIQSMPPFPSNLTANSKVQFRDNVSGVVFGLRTPDCIVSKISRRIKEAGRILSIKQVVRDPTTFERQLREMT, from the coding sequence GATCATTCGCGCCGATAGAACCATCCCCAAGCACGTGATCGACTATACAAGGTACGTTATCGAGCATGTATTACGTGTTGCATGCTTTACGACGCTCCCAGTGAACTACTCCATGTGGGCTAACTACGCGAAATACATTGATCCGTCCCACGGACCGATAGACCACGGCGGCATTTGCATTGAGTACACCTGCGACGAGAGCTGGCGAAGCGTCAACCTACATCCCGTCGTGTATTCCGACGTTGTTCCAGAGATTAACGTGGTTGCCCGTGATGAAGCGCAACTAGCGCGGGCTATCTACGCAAAGGCAAGCGAGTGGCGCTGTGAGAATGAGTGGAGAATTATGTCGATTATTCAGAGCATGCCTCCGTTTCCTTCCAATCTAACGGCGAACTCAAAGGTGCAGTTCAGAGATAATGTTTCTGGAGTCGTATTCGGGTTACGCACTCCGGATTGCATTGTTTCGAAAATATCGAGACGGATAAAGGAAGCTGGTCGCATTCTCTCCATCAAGCAAGTAGTTCGCGATCCCACGACATTTGAACGTCAATTACGCGAGATGACTTAG
- a CDS encoding type II toxin-antitoxin system HicA family toxin, whose amino-acid sequence MKVNPRDWRIESLKSVADAFGLVYRQPGGSHVIFRHPNGAMLSVPVRRPVKPVYVKRFVRLTEEGVAE is encoded by the coding sequence ATGAAGGTCAATCCTCGAGACTGGCGCATCGAGAGCCTGAAGTCGGTCGCCGATGCCTTCGGGCTGGTCTACCGCCAACCCGGCGGAAGCCACGTTATCTTTCGTCACCCTAATGGCGCCATGCTCAGTGTGCCGGTTCGCCGTCCCGTCAAGCCCGTGTACGTGAAGCGGTTCGTACGTCTGACTGAGGAGGGTGTTGCCGAATGA
- a CDS encoding type II toxin-antitoxin system HicB family antitoxin: protein MKTPVVEYPFEIRPLSKDEGGGYSISFPDLPGCWSDGATPEEAIANGRDALKSWLAVAREFGDEFPPPFSAVSGRFVQRVPRSLHVQLIERAKAEGVSLNTLIVSLVSEGIGRRQGHANETRRLTARSTRTGTKAARAG from the coding sequence ATGAAAACGCCTGTTGTTGAGTATCCATTTGAGATCCGCCCTCTCTCGAAGGACGAGGGCGGCGGCTACAGCATTTCCTTTCCCGACCTCCCCGGATGCTGGTCGGATGGTGCCACGCCCGAAGAGGCGATCGCGAACGGTCGTGACGCTTTGAAGTCGTGGTTGGCGGTAGCCCGGGAGTTCGGAGATGAGTTTCCCCCACCCTTTTCCGCCGTAAGTGGCCGCTTCGTGCAGCGCGTTCCACGTTCGCTTCACGTGCAGCTCATCGAACGCGCAAAGGCCGAAGGCGTGTCGCTCAACACCCTCATCGTTTCGCTTGTTTCTGAAGGTATCGGTCGGCGTCAAGGTCACGCCAATGAAACCCGTCGTCTAACCGCGCGCTCAACACGGACGGGCACAAAAGCGGCGCGCGCCGGTTAG
- a CDS encoding HNH endonuclease, translating to MSDNVIPYLEMCRREGMSLQQGMNFGLGGNHSVILMSLRRNAPYRDRLEDGGTTLIYEGHDRPRGPACPNPKVADQPEHHPSGALTQNGRFHAAARDAKAGRHQPERVRVYEKIHTGIWSYNGIFHLVDSWQEPDEYRLVFKFRLVAVEGDEDFNVPPTANPTRRRIIPTAVKLAVWRRDGGKCVICGSTDELHFDHDLPWSKGGTSLTEANVQLLCARHNLEKHDRIL from the coding sequence TTGAGCGACAACGTCATTCCGTACCTTGAGATGTGCCGGCGCGAAGGCATGAGCCTTCAGCAAGGGATGAACTTTGGTCTGGGCGGCAACCATTCCGTTATCCTCATGTCGCTTCGGCGAAACGCGCCGTACCGGGACCGCCTCGAGGATGGCGGCACCACCCTCATCTACGAGGGGCACGACCGACCCCGAGGTCCTGCTTGTCCCAACCCTAAGGTCGCAGATCAGCCCGAGCACCATCCGTCGGGCGCGCTCACTCAGAATGGCAGGTTTCACGCCGCCGCACGGGACGCGAAAGCAGGCCGGCACCAGCCCGAGAGGGTTCGTGTGTACGAGAAGATCCACACCGGCATCTGGTCATACAACGGGATCTTCCACCTGGTCGACTCCTGGCAAGAGCCTGACGAGTACCGGCTAGTATTCAAGTTCCGCCTAGTCGCTGTCGAGGGAGACGAGGACTTTAACGTGCCGCCCACCGCCAATCCGACGCGTCGACGAATCATTCCTACCGCGGTCAAGCTAGCGGTGTGGAGGCGCGACGGCGGCAAGTGCGTGATTTGCGGTTCCACTGACGAGCTTCACTTTGACCACGATCTTCCCTGGTCGAAGGGGGGCACTTCATTGACAGAGGCGAACGTGCAGCTGCTGTGTGCACGCCATAATCTTGAGAAGCACGACAGGATTCTCTAG